The following nucleotide sequence is from Dyella sp. BiH032.
GGGCGGCAGCCGCTACCGCGACCAGCGGGATACGCACAGTGTCATCCAGGCCGGTCATGGCGAACCTTCGTGGGATGTCGGCAATAACTACAGTCTGGGATGGTCCGGCCCTGTCACCGCGGAGCAGAACACGCGCCTGGTGATCGCGCCGGCGTGGCTGGTGCGGCTGCTGCGCTTCGCCATGCTGGTGCTGCTGGCGGCGCTGCTGGCGCGCGTCGTGCTGCGCGTGTTCCATCCTGCGGAGGGTGGCGGCATGCCGCGCTGGCCGCTCGGCCGCGCGAGCGCGGCGCTGCTGTTGCTCGCCCTGGTGCCGCAACTGACCCGCGCGCAGGACGCCTTGCCCAATGACGCGCTGCTGCAGCAGTTGCGCCAGCGTCTTACCGAGGCGCCGAAGTGCGTACCGAACTGCGCAGCGATCGCGCTTGCGCAAGTGCGGGCGGATGGCGATCAGGTCGATCTCGACCTGGAAGTGCACGCCGGCGCCCCCGTCGCCATTCCGTTGCCGCAGGCCGATGCCTCCTTGCAGTTGACCGGCGCAAGCGTCGACGGCCGTGCCGATGCGCCTCTGGTGCGGCGCGGCGATCAGGCGCTCGTGCGGATGGATCGCGGGGTGCATCGCGTGTCGTTGCGCTATCGCGCGAGCGGCGATGACACGGTCAGCCTGCGCTTCGCCTTGCATCCGCAACGCGTCGGTTTCGCCGGGCAGGGTTGGGCGATCGACGGCCTGGACGGCGGCCGTGCCCTGGGCGACAGCCTCGCGCTGCGCCGCGTGCGCGCCGGCGCCGACGGCAAGGAAGTCGCCGCGGGCAGCCAGGCGTTTCCGCCTTACGTGAGCGTGCGGCGCGTCCTGATGCTCGATGTCGACTGGACCGTGGAAACGACGGTGACCCGCATCGCGCCGAGCGAAGGCGGCTTTAGCTTCGACCTGCCGCTGCTGCCGGGCGAGCATCCGCTGGGCGACGATGCGCGCGTGCACGATGGCCGCCTCGGCGTGACGTTCAACGGCAACCAGAGCGAGGTGCGCTGGACCAGCCGCCTCGACCGCACCGACAAGCTGGAACTGAAGGCACCCGCGCTCGGGGAGCGCGCGGAAGGCTGGGAAGTCCAGGCCGCGCCGATGTGGCACGTCGACAGCGATGGCGTACCGGCCGGCCACGAGGATGGCTCGTTGTTCTTCCTGCCGCTGCCGGGCGAAACCCTGCGCCTGACGATGACCCAGCCCAAGGCGGTGACGGGCGACAGCCTCGCCTTCGACGAGGTCCGCGTGGCAAGCGCGGTGGGCGATCGCGCGACCGAGACCACGGTGCACCTGCTCGCACGCAGCACGCGTGGCGGTGAGCACGCCATCGCGCTGCCCGCGAGCGCGGAACTGCTGGAAGCGAAGCGGGACGCGCAGCCGCTGAGCCTTGCCGTGCGCGACGGCAAGCTGAGCCTGCCGCTGCTGCCGGGTTCGCATGGTTTCGAGCTGCGCGTGCGCGAGCCGCGCGGTATCGGCGCCGTCACGCGCAGTGCCCAGTTCGCGCTGGATGCGCCTGCCGCCAACCTGCATCTGGAACTCAATCTCCCGGAAGACCGCTGGGTGCTGTGGACCTGGGGGCCGACGGCCGGGCCGGCAGTGCTGTACTGGTCGCAGCTGGTCGTGCTGCTGCTGGCGGCATGGTTGCTCGCGCGCTATGCCCCCACGCCGCTGCGCTTCCAGCACTGGCTGTTGCTGGGGCTGGGCTTCTCCGCGTTTGCGTGGAGCGCCTACGCGCTGGTGGTGGCATGGCTGATCGCGCTGGGCGTCCGGGCACGCCGCGCGCCGCCGGAGCGGATCGGCGCGGTGGGCTTCAACCTGCTGCAGATCGCGCTGGCCTTCTTCACTGTGGTGGCCCTGGCCGTGCTGATCTCGGCGGTGCCGAAAGGCTTGCTTGGCGTGCCGGACATGCACGTGGCCGGCAACGAGTCCACGGCATGGCACCTGCACTGGTTCGCCGACCAGACGACGGACGCGCTGCCGCGTGGCGGCGTGTTCAGCGTGTCGCTCTGGGTCTACAAGATCGCCATGCTGCTGTGGGCGCTATGGTTGGCCAACGCGCTGATCGGCTGGCTGCGCTGGGGCTTCGAGGCCTGGACGCGCGAGGGCTACTGGCGCAAGCGCGAACCGAAGGTCGCCGTGCCGCCGGAACTGCCGCCGCAGCCGTCCGCGTCGCATGAGGAGCAGCGCCACGATGGCTGACGTGCGCGGCACGCTGGCGGCGGCGACGCAGCGTCTCGGCGATCGGGTCGATGCCGAGGCGCTGCTGCTGCACGTCCTGGGCAAGCCGCGCAGCTGGCTGATCGCGCACGACACCGACGTGCTGGACGACGATGTCCGCGCGGCCTTCGACACGATGGTCGCGCGGCGAGCGGCGGGCGAGCCGGTGGCCTACATCACCGGCCGCCGCGGCTTCTGGTCGCTGGAACTGGAGGTGACGCCCGCCACGCTGATTCCCCGGCCGGAAACGGAGTTGCTGGTGGAACTGGCGTTGGAACGCTTGCCGGCCGACCGGGCGTGCCGCGTCGTCGACCTCGGCACCGGGAGCGGCGCGATCGCGCTGGCGATCGCGCGCGAGCGGCCGCGCGCCGAGGTCACGGCGGTCGACGTGAGCAGCGACGCCCTCGCGGTGGCGCACGGCAATGCGCAGCGGCTGGGACTGGCGCGGGTGCGGTTCCTTCAGGGGACATGGATGACACCGTTGTCCGACGAGCGCTTCGACCTTGTCGTGTCCAATCCGCCCTACATCGAAGCCGCCGACCCGCACCTGGCGCAGGGCGATCTGCGTTTCGAGCCGGCGGCCGCACTGGCCTCGGGCGAGGACGGGCTCAATGCCATCCGCGAGATCGTCGCGAGCGCACCCGACCACCTGAAGCCGGGTGGCTGGCTGCTGATGGAGCACGGCTGGAGCCAGGGCCCGGCTGTGCGTGGCCTGCTCGAGCGGGCGGGCTACGCCGAGGTGTTTACCGCGCCCGACCTCGAGGGCCGGGATCGCGTGAGCGGCGGCCGCCGCTAGCGTCCGCTTGACTGCTTTTTTCATCGCGCCGCCACGGATGTGGCGGCGCGCTCATGTGCGTCCGCCGCAAAAACGTGCACCTGAGCGCATCCCGGACGGGGCATGGTTGACAACGTTGTCAATCAGGAGTCCAGTGGCGCGGCTGGCGCCTGTGCGCCAGTGCTGATGGGGAGCCGGGGAGGGCGCCACATCGTCGGGAGGGCGGCGGATCACGGTGGGGGCCGGCGGTCCGTCCTTCGGCAGGCGTGCGCGGTGTTGGCCGCTCGCGCCGGCGCATCCGGCGTTCCAGCGTCGTCACGTCCGGCGTTCGATATCCTTTCGATCACGGAGTCGTGTCATGCGCATCCTGTTGAGGGTTCTGCTGTTGCTGGCCATGCTGCCGGCGGCGCTGTGGAGCGGGGCAAGCGCGGCGCAAAGCGCGAGCTGCGCCGGTGTGGCGGCCTGGAATGCCACCACCATCTACAACGCGGGCGACAAGATGGTCTACAACAACCATCTGTATCAGGCGCTCACCCAGATCTGGAACACGCCGCCGGACTACTGTCCGAGCTGCGGCTGGTACCAGGACCTGGGCCAATGCGGGGCGACCACCAACCAGCCGCCCACGGCCAGCCTGACTGCGCCGGCCAACGGCGCCACCTTCACCGCGGGTGCCAACATCACGCTCAGCGCGAATGCGAGCGACAGCGACGGCACGGTCAGCAAGGTCGAGTTCTTCAACGGCTCCGCCTCGCTCGGCGTAAAGACCACCACGCCGTATTCGGTGACCTGGAGCAACGTGCCCGCCGGCAGCTACACGCTGAAGGCGGTCGCTACCGACAACGGCGGCCTCACCGGTACTTCGGCGACGGTCAGCATTACCGTCAACCCATCGGGCGGCAACGACACCACGCCGCCCAGCGTGCCGCAGGGCCTGACGTCGCCGTCGCAGACGGCGAGCACCGTCTCCCTCACGTGGAGCGCATCGACCGACAACAGCGGCGGCAGCGGCGTGGCCGGCTATGACGTGTATCGCAACGGCACGCTGGTTGGTTCGACCTCGGCCACCAGCTATACCGACACCGGCTTGGCAGCGAGCACCAGCTACAACTACACCGTGCGTGCGCGCGACAACGCGGGCAATGCGTCGGTGCAGAGCACGGCGATCAGCGCCAAGACGAGCGCGGGCGGCGGTGGCGGCGGCAAGCGCGTGATCGGCTACTTCACCCAGTGGGGCATCTACGGCCGCAACTACCAGGTGAAGAACATCGACACCAGCGGTTCGGCCGCCGTGCTCACCCACATCAACTATGCGTTCGGCAACGTGCGCAACAACGTCTGCGAAGTGGGCGTGACGCAGGCTTCCGATCCGAACACCGGCGTCGGCGGCGACGCGTATGCCGACTACACCAAGTCATACGACGCGGGCAGCAGCGTCAGCGGCGTCGGCGATACGTGGGACCAGAAGCTGCGCGGCAACTGGAACCAGCTCAAGCAGCTCAAGGCCAAGTATCCCAACCTGAAAGTGCTGATCTCGCTGGGCGGCTGGACCTGGTCCCGCGGCTTCTCCAGCGCGGCTCAACCGGCCAATCGCCAAGCCTTCGTGGCTTCCTGCATCAACGCCTACATCAAGGGCAACCTGCCCGTGGTGGACAACGCCGGCGGCACCGGAGCGGCGGCCGGAGTCTTCGATGGCATCGACATCGACTGGGAATACCCGGCCGCATGCGGCCTGACCTGCGGCAGCAGCGCGGACACTGCCAATTTCACCGCACTGCTCGCCGAGTTCCGCCGCCAACTCGATGCCGTGCGTCCGGGCCTGCTGCTGACCATCGCCGGCGGCGCAGGCGTGGACAAGATCCGCGTCACGCAGCCAAGCCAGTACGCAGCATCCATCGATTTCGTGAACCTGATGACGTACGACTTCCACGGCGCCTGGGAGAGCCCGACCAACTTCCACTCCGCGCTGTACAAGCCTGCGGGCGATCCCTCCACTGGCGATGCGGCCAAGTACAACACCAACGACGCCATCCAGGCGCTGATCGCGGCGGGCATGCCCGCGTCCAAGATCAACCTGGGCATCGGCTTCTACGGCCGCGGTTGGACCAACGTGCCCAACAGCAACAACGGCCTGTTCCAGGCGAGCACCACCGCGGCCCCGGGCACTTACGAGGCGGGCATCGAGGACTACAAAGTGCTCAAGAACCTCGGCTATCCGGCGTTCGACGATACCGGCGCCGGCGCGCACTGGATCTTCAATGGCAGCACGTTCTGGAGCTTCGACGATCCGGCCAACATCCAGCGCAAGATGAACTACGTGAAGGCGCAGTCGCTGGGTGGCGCGTTCTCGTGGGAGTTCAGCGGCGACGATGCGAATGGCACGCTGATCAAGGCGATGGCGAACGGGTTGAAGTAAGCGCGACCTGTGGGAATGAAAAAGGCCGCCCGGTCGGGCGGCCTTTTTCTTTGTCATCTTTCCGCAGGTTGGATCAGGCCGAAGCTGCGGCGGCGAACTGCGGAAACCGCGCGCGGATCGCATGCCGGATGCCCGGCAGATCCAGTCCCGCCATGGTCAGCACTTCCTCGCGGCTGCCGTGCTCGAGGTACGCGTCCGGCAGGCCCAGGTGCAGGATCGGCAGCGTCACGCCGTGCGCGGCCAGGCACTCGGCCACGCCGGAGCCGGCGCCGCCCGCCACGGCATTGTCTTCCAGCGTGACGAAGGCTTCGTGGGTCCTGGCCAGCTCGAGGATCATCGCCTCGTCCAGCGGCTTGACGAAGCGCATGTTCACCAGCGTGGCGTCCAGCTCCGCGGCGATCACCGCGGCGGGCGCCAGCATCGCGCCGAAGCTCAGCAGCGCCAGGCGGCGGCCGCGGCGGCGCAGGTCGGCCTTGCCCAGCGGCAGCGTGTCCAGTTCCTTGCGCAGCGGCACGCCGGGACCGGTGCCGCGCGGATAGCGCACGGCGGCCGGGCCGTCATAAGCGAAGCCGGTGCTCAGCATCATGCGGCATTCGTTCTCGTCCGCCGGCGCCATGATCACCATGTTCGGCAGGCAGCGCAGGAAGGACAGGTCGAAGCTGCCGGCATGGGTCGCGCCGTCCGGGCCGACCACGCCGGCGCGGTCGATCGCGAAGGTCACGTCCAGGTTCTGCAGCGCCACGTCATGGATCGCCTGGTCGTAGGCGCGCTGCAGGAAGGTGGAGTAGATCGCCACGACCGGCTTGGCCCCTTCGCAGGCCATGCCGGCGGCGAGCGTGACGGCGTGCTGCTCGGCGATCGCCACGTCGAAGTAGCGTTGCGGGTATTCCTTGGAGAAGCGCACCAGGCCCGAGCCTTCGCGCATCGCCGGGGTGATGCCCAGCAGGCGCTCGTCGGCGGCGGCCTGGTCGCACAGCCAGTCGCTGAAGACGTCGGTATAGGTGGGCTTGGCCGGGCCGGCCTTCTTCACCAGGCCGGCCTGCGGGTCGAACGGACCGACCGCGTGGTATTCGATCTGCGCCTGCTCGGCCGGGGCGTAACCCTTGCCCTTGGTGGTGACCACGTGCAGCAGCTGCGGGCCGGGCAGGTCCTTCACCATGCGCAGCGCGTGCAGCAGCTGCGGGATGTTGTGGCCGTCGATCGGGCCGGTGTAGTGGAAGCCCAGCTCCTCGAACAGCGTGCTGGGCACGAACATGCCCTTGGCGTGTTCTTCCCAGCGCTTGAAGAAACGGCCGAACAGCGACTGCTTCGGAATCGCCTTCTTGGCGCGCTCGCGCCAGGCATTGAGCGTATGGCTGGCCATGGCGCGGGCCATCATCTTGGTCAGCGCGCCGACGTTCTCGCTGATCGACATGCCGTTGTCGTTGAACACGACCAGCATGTTCGGTTCCACGTCGCCGCCGTGATTGAGCGCCTCGAAGGCCATGCCGGCGGTCATCGCGCCGTCGCCGATGACGGCGACCACCTTGCGGTTGTCACCCTTGCGTTGCGCGGCGATCGCCATGCCCAGTGCCGCGGAGATCGACGTGGAGGAATGGCCGACGCCGAAGGTGTCGTACTCGCTTTCTTCCCGGCGCGGGAAAGGCGCCAGGCCGTCCTTCTTTTTGATCGTGGTGATGCGATCGCGGCGGCCGGTGAGGATCTTGTGCGGATAGCACTGGTGGCCCACATCCCACACCAGGCGGTCGCGCGGCGTGTCGAAGACGTGGTGCAGGGCCACGGTCAGCTCGACTACGCCCAGGCCGGCCCCGAAATGGCCCCCGGAACTGGCTACGGACTCGATCAGGTACTGGCGCAGCTCGTCCGCGACGGCGGGCAGCTCTTCGTCCGGTACGCGACGCAGGTCGGCCGGCGTCTCGATGGGCGCCAGGTGGGGAAAGCGGGAGAGGTCGTTCATCCGCGTATTGTTGGCCCAGCGGGAGGGCGGAGCAAGGGCGGGACCATGAAGGAACGCTGTCCGGCGGGCTGGCATGGGGCCCGATCTCACGTCGCGCCGACATGGCGCCTACATCACGCCCGCCAGGGTGCTTCCATCGAACCCGAGGAGCGTGTCATGACCTGGCAGTCTGCATTCAGGCGTTTCGCCGAAGGCACCGCGCGCTACGCCGGCAAGCCGGCGGCGTTTCTGGGGGCCGTCCTGCTGATCGTGGTGTGGGCGGCGACGGGGCCGCTGTTCCACTTCGGCGATACCTGGCAGCTGGTCATCAATACCAGCACCACGATCATCACATTCCTGATGGTGTTCCTGATCCAGAGCACGCAGAACCGGGATACCGCCGCGCTGCACCTCAAGCTGGACGAGCTCATCTGCAGCAGCAAGGCGCACAACGCCCTGCTGGGGCTGGAGGAGCTGGACGACCAGGCGATCGAGCGGATCCGCCAGCACTACGCCAGCCTGGCCGAAGACGCGCGAGGCGACCTCGAGCGTCTGCAGGAAGGCGGGAAAAAGAAGGGCCGCGAGTGAACGCCGGGCCGGCGTTCACGCCATCAGATGGCGCCGGTCGCGGGGCAGGTGGCTGACCAGGAACTCCATCTGGTCGGCCAGGATGTTGCGGTTGGACAGGATCAGGTGCTCCACCCAGCTCGGCCGGTAAGGCACGGCCAGCAGCGGCATGTTGGCCTGCTGCGGGGTGCGGTTGCTCTTCTTGAGATTGCAGGCCAGGCAGGCGCTGACCACGTTCTCCCATTCGTCCCGGCCCTTCTTGGAGATCGGCACGACATGGTCGCGGGTCAGTTCGCCGCGGCTGTAGCGGTTGCCGCAGTACAGGCAGATGTAGCGGTCGCGGGCGAACAGGGCGGTATTGGTCAGGGTCGGCGCGGGGTCCACCGCGTGGTCCTGGCAATGTCCGGTGCTGGCGACGATCGGGTGCAGCTGCACCGAACTGCGCCGGCCCAGGTCGCGGTTGTGCCCACCGTAGACTGTCAGGCATGGATCGCCCAGGGTCCACGCCACGGCGTCGCGGACGTAGAGGCAGACGGCGTCCTGCCAGCTGATCCAGTCGAGAATGCGGCCCGCCGCGTCCAGCGAGAGGATGCGGGTCGAATGCAGATCGGCGACCTTTCCGGGCCCGTCGATCAGCCGCATGGGTACTTCCATCGGCATGTGGTTCGTCCTTCAGGCGACACAAAAAGCGTCCAGACGATGCAACGGCGCTGGTTCGGCCGAGCATAAACCATGTTTCGTTGCAAAATGCATGCAAATGCTTGTCACGCCTGAAAGATGGTGCCCTTCCGGCGGCATTTCCGCTTCCCCGCGGGCCTGCGATATAGTGGCCGTTCATCTGTAGACCCGACGCCGGGTTTGGGAGGGGAAGCCTGGGTGGCGACCCCGGCACGGCGGGGCAGAGGTAAACGACGTGGCTGAAGTTCTTTTCTACGAGCGCCCGGTGCCGCTCAACCGTACCCAACACAAGGATCTGCGCCTGAAGGGCATCCCCAGCCTGCGTTTCGCGGCGGGTGTGCATTCGGTGCCGCTGACTGGCGTGGAATTCCCCGCCGCCGCGCGCGACCTGCCGATCCTGTTCGCCGGCAACAGCATGGAAGAAGCCGGCCCGATGGCCCTGCTGGGCCTGCGCCAGAACGAGAACCTGTTCGTCGACGCCGACGGCCAGTGGGCGGCCAACACCTACGTGCCGGCCTTCGTCCGCCGCTATCCGTTCGTGCTGGCTGAAAAGCCGGCGGGCGAGGAAGGCGACGACTTCACCGTGTTCCTGGACGAAGCCTACGAAGGCTTCGGCAGCGACGAGGGCGAGCGCCTGTTCAAGGAAGACGGCACCGACAGCGACATGCTGAAGAACGCCGTGAACTTCCTCGGCGAATTCCAGCAGCACGTGGGCCGCACCCAGTGGTTCATGGAGCAGCTGCGCAAGCACGACCTGCTCGAGCCGCGCAACATCCGCCTGGAGAAGGACGGCAAGGCCATCAACCTCAATGGCCTGTACGTGGTCAGCGAGGAGAAGCTGCGCAAGCTCGACGCGAAGACCGCGCACGAGTTCCTGACCGAGGGCGTGTTCGGCTGGATCTACGCGCACCTGCTCTCGCTGGCGAACATCGACCGCGTGGCCCAGCGCCTGGATCTGCGCGAGCAGACCGAAGCCACGGTCACCAAGAACTGAGCCCCGGCTCTGGTTCGAGGAAAGCGGCCCCGCACGGGGCCGCTTTTCGTTTGTGCGTCAGCGCGGCGCGAACCGGCTCAGGGCCGTACGGCGATGACTTCGATCTCCACCCGATAGCCGGGATTGCCCAGCGCCGCGATCTGGAACGCTGAGCGCGCGGGCAGCTTGGGCTGCTCCTTGGTGCCGAAGAACTGGCGGTAGCCGGCCATGAAGCCCGCGAAGTCCATGCGGCCGCCGTGGGCTTCGTCGCCCACCAGGAACACCTGCATCTTCACCACGTCGCCCATGCCCAGCCCCATGCCCTTGAGCTGCTTCTCGATGGCGGTGAGGACACCGACCGTCTGCGTCTTCGTGTCGCCGTAGGCGGCCGCGGAATCCTTCGGCGCCTTGGTATCGATCACCGGCGGCACGTTCCCGCTCACATAGACGGTGGCCTTGCCCGCGGGCACTTCGACCGCGGCGGAAATGGGAAAGTCGCTGTCCGGAATCTTGTAGCGCTTCACCTCCTGCGCCTGCGCGCTTGAGGCGGCGGCGAGGAGAAGCACGGCGAAGGCATGGCGGTACGCATGGCGCATGGGGGAGCTCCTGTGAGGAAGGGTCAACGGTGCATCGCGGCGACTTCGTCGGCTGAGATGCTATCCGTGTATTGGTTGCCGAAGTGAGTGCGGACGTAATTGATGACGCCGGCGATCTGCGCGTCGGTGAGTTTCGCGTCGCGAAGGAAGCGGTCCTCGTTCTCCGGCGCGGGCTTGAACGCGGGCATGTCGCGCCGGCCGTGCAGGATCACCGCGGCCATGTACTGCGGCGATGCCAACCGCGGGTTGCCGGTGAGCGCCGGATAGGCGCCGGCACCCTGCGCGCCCCTGGCATCGGGCATGTGGCAACCCTGGCAGATGTTGCGGAACACCGCCTCGCCATCGGCGGCGGCGAGCCTGCCTGCGTTATGTCCGGCGTTGTCGGACGACTGCGCGCCGGCGGCGCCGGCGACGAACATCCACGCGACCAGGGACAATCCGAGGCGGCAGGTGGCTGCTTGCGATTTCATCATGCACCTCCCGTGGCACGTCGATGGATGCGCTCGATGGCGTCCAGCGCGGACGTCACCGCGCCTTCCTGCCACGCCGGCAGATAGGAGGCATGTTCGCCCGCCAGCACGATGCGGCCGTCCACCTGGCACAGGTTGTCGTAATGGCGCTCGCGCGCCTCGTCGGACCACACGCCGAAGCAGCCGAGGGTGAATGGCGAACGGTGCCAGCCCACCGCGATGCCGTGTTCGAATTCCTCGCGGTACTGCGAATGGATCTGGCTGCCGTATTCCACGGCCTTGCGGACGCGCTCCTCGGGCGACATCGCGGTGAACTCGTAGGCGCTCAGCCCCCAGATGTACCCGCCGAGCAGCACGCCCTTGCCATCGCTATGGAAGCCCGTGCTGGGATAGCTAATGTTGGCGATCGGCAGATCCGTATAGGTGATGCCGCCATAGATGTGGTCGTCCTGCTCCCAGAAGCGCCGCTTGAACTGCAGGCCTACTTTGACGGAAGCGGCATAGGGCACAGCGGCGATCGCCTCGGCCATGGCCGGCGACACGTTCATCGGCAGCTGGCCGAGGATCGACAACGGAATAGTGCACACGCACCAGTCGGCGCTTGCGGTATGGGTCGTGCCCGGCGCGGTCGTGTCCTCGTAGGCGACGGTGACGCCGTGGGCATCCTGCTGGATGGCCGTGACTTTCGCGTCGTAGCGGATGAGGCCTTTCAGCTCGCGGCCGAACGCTTCGCCGATCCGCCCCATGCCGCCGACGGGCTGGAACAGGGTGGTCTGGAATTCATAGATCTCGCCCGCCACCAGGTGATTCCACAGGCGCGAGCTCAGCACGTCCTTCAGCCCCAGCGGCGTCGAAGGCGTCGGTCGTGCGGACAAGCCGCCGCCCGCATCGCGCTCGTAGCCGCGGCGATTGCTGCTGCCGTTGCCGCGCGCGTAGGCGAACTGCTTGTCCAGCGCGCCCCACTCGCGCAGCGATTCCAGCAGCAGTTCCTGGTCTTCCTTCGTCACGGCCTGGTCCAGCTGTCCCTGCCGGGTGCTCTTGGCGAGCAGCTCCGCCACATGGCCGCGGTAATCGGCATTGATTTCGCGATACCGCCGCGGCCGCCCGCCGAACGCATTCGCGCTGTGCAGGTAGGCGTTGTGGTTGACCTGGACGAACGGTTCCAGCGGCACCCCGAGCTTCTTGCAGTAGGCCAGGATGCCATGGTGGTGGTACGGCAGGCGCCACGGTCCGGGATTGAGATACAGCCCGTCGTCGAACTGGCAATGCTGGGTGAATCCGCCCAGCTCGGTGAAGCGGTCGCCGCCGCGCAGCGACCAGTTGCGGCCGCCCGGCCGCCGGTTGTACTCCAGCACCTGCACCTGATATCCGGCCTGGCGCAGTTCGTAGGCCGCCACCATGCCGGCGATGCCGGCGCCCAGCACCAGCACGGACGCGCCGCGCGGCGCGCCGTGGAGCCGCGGCACGCCACGGAAGGACGATTCGGACGCCAGGCCCAGGCTGCTCATCGCCTGGTACATCGCCGCGCCGCCCGCGGCCGTGCCGATCATGCGCAGCAGATCGCGCCGTTTCATCGAGCGCGGAAACTCGCCCGCGCCAGTCACTTCGTCTTGCATCGATCACCTCTGACGTTGAAAGGACACGCCGCGGATGCGGTCGTCTTGCCCCTCCGCGCCACCGGACGCGGAGGGGATGCCGTCAGAAGCGATAGGTCACCTTGCCGTACCAATAGCGGCCGTTGAAGCCGAACGGGGACAGTGACGAGTACTGCAGGCCGTCGGCCCGGTCTTCGTACACGTTCGCCAGCGAAGCCTTGGTCGGATACTGGTTGGTGAGGTTGTCCACACCCGCGGTGAAGGTCCATTCGCGCCAGGCGTAGCTGGCGGCCAGGTCCAGCAGCCAGCGTGCGGCGAACTTCTGGTCCTGGCTGCCGTCGTCTGCGTCGCCGCGGCGGATCACCGAGCCGTAGCGCGTGAGGTTGGCATGCAGCCCGAAACCCTGCAGCTGCCAGTCGCCGGAGAACACGTACTTCGTGCGCGGCGTGGACGACGTCAGCAAGCCCTCGCTGGCGCGCCCGAAGGCCGGCGTGGAAATGCTCAGCACTTTCGTCTTGTTGTAGTTGCCGCTGGCCGTGAGGTTCAGCTTGCCCCAGCCGTCCAGATCCATCCGGTAGTTGGCGATCAGGTCCGCGCCGCGCGTGCGCGTGGTGGCGCCGTTGACGAAGAACTGCGCGCCGGTGACCTGGCTGTTCGGGATGCTCACCGCGATCTGGTCGGAATAGAGAATCG
It contains:
- the dxs gene encoding 1-deoxy-D-xylulose-5-phosphate synthase, whose amino-acid sequence is MNDLSRFPHLAPIETPADLRRVPDEELPAVADELRQYLIESVASSGGHFGAGLGVVELTVALHHVFDTPRDRLVWDVGHQCYPHKILTGRRDRITTIKKKDGLAPFPRREESEYDTFGVGHSSTSISAALGMAIAAQRKGDNRKVVAVIGDGAMTAGMAFEALNHGGDVEPNMLVVFNDNGMSISENVGALTKMMARAMASHTLNAWRERAKKAIPKQSLFGRFFKRWEEHAKGMFVPSTLFEELGFHYTGPIDGHNIPQLLHALRMVKDLPGPQLLHVVTTKGKGYAPAEQAQIEYHAVGPFDPQAGLVKKAGPAKPTYTDVFSDWLCDQAAADERLLGITPAMREGSGLVRFSKEYPQRYFDVAIAEQHAVTLAAGMACEGAKPVVAIYSTFLQRAYDQAIHDVALQNLDVTFAIDRAGVVGPDGATHAGSFDLSFLRCLPNMVIMAPADENECRMMLSTGFAYDGPAAVRYPRGTGPGVPLRKELDTLPLGKADLRRRGRRLALLSFGAMLAPAAVIAAELDATLVNMRFVKPLDEAMILELARTHEAFVTLEDNAVAGGAGSGVAECLAAHGVTLPILHLGLPDAYLEHGSREEVLTMAGLDLPGIRHAIRARFPQFAAAASA
- a CDS encoding HNH endonuclease, with protein sequence MPMEVPMRLIDGPGKVADLHSTRILSLDAAGRILDWISWQDAVCLYVRDAVAWTLGDPCLTVYGGHNRDLGRRSSVQLHPIVASTGHCQDHAVDPAPTLTNTALFARDRYICLYCGNRYSRGELTRDHVVPISKKGRDEWENVVSACLACNLKKSNRTPQQANMPLLAVPYRPSWVEHLILSNRNILADQMEFLVSHLPRDRRHLMA
- a CDS encoding low affinity iron permease family protein; its protein translation is MTWQSAFRRFAEGTARYAGKPAAFLGAVLLIVVWAATGPLFHFGDTWQLVINTSTTIITFLMVFLIQSTQNRDTAALHLKLDELICSSKAHNALLGLEELDDQAIERIRQHYASLAEDARGDLERLQEGGKKKGRE
- a CDS encoding glycosyl hydrolase family 18 protein, whose product is MLPAALWSGASAAQSASCAGVAAWNATTIYNAGDKMVYNNHLYQALTQIWNTPPDYCPSCGWYQDLGQCGATTNQPPTASLTAPANGATFTAGANITLSANASDSDGTVSKVEFFNGSASLGVKTTTPYSVTWSNVPAGSYTLKAVATDNGGLTGTSATVSITVNPSGGNDTTPPSVPQGLTSPSQTASTVSLTWSASTDNSGGSGVAGYDVYRNGTLVGSTSATSYTDTGLAASTSYNYTVRARDNAGNASVQSTAISAKTSAGGGGGGKRVIGYFTQWGIYGRNYQVKNIDTSGSAAVLTHINYAFGNVRNNVCEVGVTQASDPNTGVGGDAYADYTKSYDAGSSVSGVGDTWDQKLRGNWNQLKQLKAKYPNLKVLISLGGWTWSRGFSSAAQPANRQAFVASCINAYIKGNLPVVDNAGGTGAAAGVFDGIDIDWEYPAACGLTCGSSADTANFTALLAEFRRQLDAVRPGLLLTIAGGAGVDKIRVTQPSQYAASIDFVNLMTYDFHGAWESPTNFHSALYKPAGDPSTGDAAKYNTNDAIQALIAAGMPASKINLGIGFYGRGWTNVPNSNNGLFQASTTAAPGTYEAGIEDYKVLKNLGYPAFDDTGAGAHWIFNGSTFWSFDDPANIQRKMNYVKAQSLGGAFSWEFSGDDANGTLIKAMANGLK
- a CDS encoding cytochrome c, with translation MMKSQAATCRLGLSLVAWMFVAGAAGAQSSDNAGHNAGRLAAADGEAVFRNICQGCHMPDARGAQGAGAYPALTGNPRLASPQYMAAVILHGRRDMPAFKPAPENEDRFLRDAKLTDAQIAGVINYVRTHFGNQYTDSISADEVAAMHR
- a CDS encoding SapC family protein, with the protein product MAEVLFYERPVPLNRTQHKDLRLKGIPSLRFAAGVHSVPLTGVEFPAAARDLPILFAGNSMEEAGPMALLGLRQNENLFVDADGQWAANTYVPAFVRRYPFVLAEKPAGEEGDDFTVFLDEAYEGFGSDEGERLFKEDGTDSDMLKNAVNFLGEFQQHVGRTQWFMEQLRKHDLLEPRNIRLEKDGKAINLNGLYVVSEEKLRKLDAKTAHEFLTEGVFGWIYAHLLSLANIDRVAQRLDLREQTEATVTKN
- a CDS encoding RidA family protein translates to MRHAYRHAFAVLLLAAASSAQAQEVKRYKIPDSDFPISAAVEVPAGKATVYVSGNVPPVIDTKAPKDSAAAYGDTKTQTVGVLTAIEKQLKGMGLGMGDVVKMQVFLVGDEAHGGRMDFAGFMAGYRQFFGTKEQPKLPARSAFQIAALGNPGYRVEIEVIAVRP
- the prmC gene encoding peptide chain release factor N(5)-glutamine methyltransferase; the protein is MADVRGTLAAATQRLGDRVDAEALLLHVLGKPRSWLIAHDTDVLDDDVRAAFDTMVARRAAGEPVAYITGRRGFWSLELEVTPATLIPRPETELLVELALERLPADRACRVVDLGTGSGAIALAIARERPRAEVTAVDVSSDALAVAHGNAQRLGLARVRFLQGTWMTPLSDERFDLVVSNPPYIEAADPHLAQGDLRFEPAAALASGEDGLNAIREIVASAPDHLKPGGWLLMEHGWSQGPAVRGLLERAGYAEVFTAPDLEGRDRVSGGRR